In Electrophorus electricus isolate fEleEle1 chromosome 1, fEleEle1.pri, whole genome shotgun sequence, a single window of DNA contains:
- the strada gene encoding STE20-related kinase adapter protein alpha isoform X1: MSFLRWVSEKLSVESLRDLELFGEQAQASPLRKANEDSCESLSPLPPRDNMGTFLPDSSAYELLTIIGRGLEDLMTVNFVRYKPTGEHIAIRRIDLESCTNDMVNYLQGELHVSKLFHHPSILPYKSIFIVENELWVITPFMAYGSARDLISTHFTDGMSELTIAYILLGVLRALEYIHHMGYVHRSVKASHILISADGQVYLSGLRSIFSLIGHGQRARVVHDFPQYSVKVLPWLSPEVLQQNLQGYDFRSDIYSLGITACELANGHVPFKDMPATQMLLEKLNGTVPCLLDTTTVPPEELSMKPSRSGADSGICEGPGAGGARHTNGEPSSSSGANPYSRTFSPHFHTFVELCLQRDPEKRPSASNLIGHPFFKQIKRRPCEALPELLRPVSPLSSFECVPPQDSPSGLASLESGLSQLDVDDWDF, encoded by the exons ATGTCTTTTTTG cgcTGGGTATCAGAAAAGCTGAGTGTGGAGAGCCTGAGGGATTTGGAGTTATTTGGTG AGCAAGCTCAGGCAAGCCCACTCAGGAAA GCCAATGAGGACAGCTGTGAGTCTCTGAGCCCCCTCCCACCACGGGACAACATGGGAACATTTTTGCCTGACAGCAGTGCCTATGAGCTCCTCACCATCATAG GTCGAGGCCTGGAGGACCTAATGACGGTCAACTTTGTCAGATACAAACCTACAGGAGAGCACATTGCTATTCGGCGCATTGATCTGGAGTCCTGCACCAATGACATGGTCAACTACTTGCAG GGAGAACTCCATGTGTCTAAACTGTTCCACCATCCCAGCATCCTTCCTTACAAGAGTATCTTCATTGTGGAGAATGAGTTATGGGTGATAACACCATTTATGGCCTATG GTTCAGCACGGGATTTGATCAGCACTCACTTCACAGATGGGATGAGTGAGTTGACCATTGCATACATCCTGCTCGGAGTGCTCCGGGCCCTAGAGTACATTCACCATATGGGCTATGTGCACCG GAGTGTGAAGGCTAGCCATATCCTGATCTCAGCAGACGGCCAGGTGTACCTGTCTGGTCTGAGGAGCATCTTCAGTCTGATCGGACATGGCCAAAGGGCACGTGTGGTCCATGATTTCCCCCAATATAGTGTAAAAGTGCTTCCCTGGCTCAGTCCTGAGGTGCTACAACAG aACCTTCAGGGCTATGACTTCCGCTCAGACATCTACAGTCTGGGAATTACTGCATGTGAGCTAGCCAATGGTCATGTGCCATTTAAGGACATGCCTGCTACCCAG ATGCTGTTGGAGAAGTTGAATGGAACAGTGCCATGTCTGTTGGACACCACCACTGTTCCACCAGAGGAGCTCAGCATGAAGCCTTCCCGATCAGGGGCTGACTCTGGCATCTGTGAAGGTCCCGGGGCTGGGGGGGCCCGCCACACTAATGGGGAGccatcctcctcctcagggGCAAACCCTTACAGTCGCACCTTCAGCCCTCACTTTCACACCTTTGTGGAGCTGTGCCTGCAGAGGGACCCTGAGAAGAG ACCTTCTGCCAGCAATCTGATTGGCCACCCCTTCTTCAAGCAG ATAAAGCGGCGTCCGTGCGAGGCCTTGCCCGAGCTGTTGCGGCCGGTCTCTCCCCTCAGCAGCTTTGAGTGTGTTCCACCCCAAGACTCACCCTCGGGACTGGCCAGCCTGGAATCTGGTCTCAGTCAGCTGGATGTGGATGACTGGGACTTCTGA
- the strada gene encoding STE20-related kinase adapter protein alpha isoform X2, producing MGTFLPDSSAYELLTIIGRGLEDLMTVNFVRYKPTGEHIAIRRIDLESCTNDMVNYLQGELHVSKLFHHPSILPYKSIFIVENELWVITPFMAYGSARDLISTHFTDGMSELTIAYILLGVLRALEYIHHMGYVHRSVKASHILISADGQVYLSGLRSIFSLIGHGQRARVVHDFPQYSVKVLPWLSPEVLQQNLQGYDFRSDIYSLGITACELANGHVPFKDMPATQMLLEKLNGTVPCLLDTTTVPPEELSMKPSRSGADSGICEGPGAGGARHTNGEPSSSSGANPYSRTFSPHFHTFVELCLQRDPEKRPSASNLIGHPFFKQIKRRPCEALPELLRPVSPLSSFECVPPQDSPSGLASLESGLSQLDVDDWDF from the exons ATGGGAACATTTTTGCCTGACAGCAGTGCCTATGAGCTCCTCACCATCATAG GTCGAGGCCTGGAGGACCTAATGACGGTCAACTTTGTCAGATACAAACCTACAGGAGAGCACATTGCTATTCGGCGCATTGATCTGGAGTCCTGCACCAATGACATGGTCAACTACTTGCAG GGAGAACTCCATGTGTCTAAACTGTTCCACCATCCCAGCATCCTTCCTTACAAGAGTATCTTCATTGTGGAGAATGAGTTATGGGTGATAACACCATTTATGGCCTATG GTTCAGCACGGGATTTGATCAGCACTCACTTCACAGATGGGATGAGTGAGTTGACCATTGCATACATCCTGCTCGGAGTGCTCCGGGCCCTAGAGTACATTCACCATATGGGCTATGTGCACCG GAGTGTGAAGGCTAGCCATATCCTGATCTCAGCAGACGGCCAGGTGTACCTGTCTGGTCTGAGGAGCATCTTCAGTCTGATCGGACATGGCCAAAGGGCACGTGTGGTCCATGATTTCCCCCAATATAGTGTAAAAGTGCTTCCCTGGCTCAGTCCTGAGGTGCTACAACAG aACCTTCAGGGCTATGACTTCCGCTCAGACATCTACAGTCTGGGAATTACTGCATGTGAGCTAGCCAATGGTCATGTGCCATTTAAGGACATGCCTGCTACCCAG ATGCTGTTGGAGAAGTTGAATGGAACAGTGCCATGTCTGTTGGACACCACCACTGTTCCACCAGAGGAGCTCAGCATGAAGCCTTCCCGATCAGGGGCTGACTCTGGCATCTGTGAAGGTCCCGGGGCTGGGGGGGCCCGCCACACTAATGGGGAGccatcctcctcctcagggGCAAACCCTTACAGTCGCACCTTCAGCCCTCACTTTCACACCTTTGTGGAGCTGTGCCTGCAGAGGGACCCTGAGAAGAG ACCTTCTGCCAGCAATCTGATTGGCCACCCCTTCTTCAAGCAG ATAAAGCGGCGTCCGTGCGAGGCCTTGCCCGAGCTGTTGCGGCCGGTCTCTCCCCTCAGCAGCTTTGAGTGTGTTCCACCCCAAGACTCACCCTCGGGACTGGCCAGCCTGGAATCTGGTCTCAGTCAGCTGGATGTGGATGACTGGGACTTCTGA